A stretch of Methylogaea oryzae DNA encodes these proteins:
- a CDS encoding pteridine reductase — protein sequence MDPPHRSALITGAARRIGAAIAERLHDAGYNVVVHCRRSTEAAQALCERLDAARPGSARVLSMDLAQVGDLDDFVRRAAAFWGGLDVLVNNASAFYPTTVGQTSETEWDGLQDANLKAPYFLCQAALPWLRLRRGCIVNITDIHAMRGLPGYSAYSVSKAGLVALTQCLAKELAPELRVNAVAPGAILWPERPVGDDEKASILARVPLRRPGCPDDIAKAVLYLVRDADYVTGQVLAVDGGRSLFS from the coding sequence TTGGACCCGCCTCACCGTAGCGCCCTGATCACCGGCGCCGCTCGGCGCATCGGTGCGGCCATCGCCGAGCGCTTGCACGACGCCGGTTATAACGTCGTCGTTCATTGCCGTCGTTCGACCGAAGCCGCGCAGGCCTTATGCGAACGGCTCGACGCTGCGCGCCCCGGCTCCGCCCGCGTTTTATCCATGGACTTGGCCCAGGTGGGCGATCTGGACGATTTCGTTCGGCGGGCGGCGGCGTTTTGGGGCGGCTTGGATGTGTTGGTCAACAACGCGTCGGCTTTTTATCCCACGACGGTCGGCCAAACCAGCGAAACGGAGTGGGACGGGCTGCAAGACGCCAATCTCAAGGCGCCCTACTTTCTCTGCCAGGCGGCCCTGCCGTGGTTGCGGCTGCGCCGGGGCTGCATCGTCAATATCACCGACATCCACGCCATGCGCGGCTTGCCCGGCTACAGCGCCTATTCCGTGAGCAAGGCCGGTTTGGTCGCTTTGACCCAATGTCTGGCGAAAGAGTTGGCGCCGGAACTGCGCGTCAACGCCGTGGCGCCGGGGGCCATCCTGTGGCCGGAGCGGCCTGTGGGCGATGACGAAAAAGCCAGCATCCTCGCCCGCGTGCCTTTGCGGCGTCCGGGCTGCCCCGACGACATCGCCAAGGCCGTGCTGTATTTGGTGCGGGACGCCGACTACGTGACCGGTCAGGTGCTGGCGGTGGACGGCGGGCGGAGTTTGTTCAGCTGA
- the sfsA gene encoding DNA/RNA nuclease SfsA: MQFESPLVPGVLLRRYQRFLADVRLADGSTVTAHTPNTGSMKGCCEPGSRVWLRDSGSATRKYPFSWELVEAAPDVLVGINTGLANALVREAVENGVVQELQGYRRIRQEVRYGEENSRIDLLLERDDGGLCYVEVKNVTLVEGGIALFPDAVSSRGAKHLRELAAMVRQGHRAVIFYCVQRRDAGAVSPADGIDPLYGRTLREALAQGVEALAYRAEVGTEGIALREVLAVVCP; encoded by the coding sequence ATGCAATTCGAGTCTCCCCTAGTTCCAGGCGTGCTCCTACGCCGCTACCAGCGCTTCCTCGCCGACGTGCGGCTGGCCGACGGCAGCACGGTCACCGCACATACCCCCAACACCGGCTCCATGAAGGGCTGCTGCGAGCCGGGCAGCCGGGTGTGGCTGCGCGATAGCGGCAGCGCCACGCGCAAATACCCTTTCTCTTGGGAGCTGGTGGAGGCGGCGCCGGACGTGTTGGTGGGCATCAACACCGGCTTGGCCAACGCTCTGGTGCGGGAAGCCGTCGAGAATGGCGTGGTCCAGGAACTGCAAGGCTACCGCCGCATCCGCCAGGAGGTGCGCTACGGCGAGGAAAACAGCCGTATCGATCTGCTGCTGGAGCGCGACGACGGCGGTTTGTGCTATGTGGAAGTGAAAAACGTCACGTTGGTTGAAGGCGGCATAGCCTTATTCCCCGACGCGGTCAGTAGCCGCGGCGCGAAACACTTGCGGGAATTGGCGGCCATGGTGCGCCAGGGCCATCGGGCGGTGATTTTTTATTGCGTGCAGCGCCGGGACGCCGGCGCGGTGTCGCCGGCGGATGGGATCGATCCTCTGTATGGCCGCACCCTGCGCGAAGCGCTGGCGCAAGGGGTGGAGGCGTTGGCTTATCGGGCCGAGGTTGGAACGGAGGGCATCGCTCTGCGCGAAGTGCTGGCGGTGGTTTGCCCGTGA
- a CDS encoding LysR family transcriptional regulator, whose translation MTLRLPHTTLEQWRVLQAVVDSGGFAQGAGVLHRSQSAVSYTLARLQAQLGLPLLQTEGRRARLTATGAALLQEAQPLVEGLLRLEERARALQQGWEAVVRLAVDSMFPTPRLLACLAAFSAQCPDTQVELREVILSGADDALFGGEADLIIGSRVPEGFLGDRLLDVEFVAVAHPSHPLHQLGRALTAEDLARELQVVIRDSGTREPRDEGWLGASRRWTVSTPETAVALLSSGFGFAWQARHRIEEPLARGTLLPLNLAAGQVRHAPLYLVLRDPQLAGPATLALARIFRTAA comes from the coding sequence ATGACCTTGCGTTTACCCCATACGACCCTGGAGCAATGGCGGGTGCTGCAAGCCGTGGTGGACTCGGGCGGCTTCGCCCAAGGCGCCGGCGTCCTGCATCGCAGCCAATCGGCGGTCAGCTACACCTTGGCGCGGCTGCAAGCCCAGCTCGGTTTGCCGCTGTTGCAGACGGAGGGCCGGCGGGCGCGCCTAACCGCCACCGGCGCGGCGCTGCTGCAAGAGGCGCAGCCTTTGGTCGAAGGCTTGCTGCGCCTGGAGGAGCGCGCCCGCGCTTTGCAGCAGGGCTGGGAGGCGGTGGTTCGTTTGGCGGTGGACAGCATGTTCCCCACGCCGCGCTTGTTGGCTTGCCTGGCGGCCTTTTCGGCGCAATGCCCGGACACCCAGGTGGAGCTGCGCGAGGTGATCCTGTCCGGCGCCGACGACGCCTTGTTCGGCGGCGAAGCGGACTTGATCATCGGCAGCCGCGTGCCGGAAGGTTTTCTCGGCGACCGCCTGCTGGACGTCGAGTTCGTGGCGGTGGCCCATCCTTCCCACCCGCTGCATCAGCTGGGGCGGGCGCTGACCGCCGAGGATCTGGCCCGCGAGCTGCAAGTGGTGATCCGCGACTCCGGCACCCGCGAGCCGCGCGACGAAGGCTGGTTGGGAGCCAGCCGGCGCTGGACGGTCAGCACGCCGGAAACCGCCGTGGCGCTGCTCTCCAGCGGCTTCGGTTTCGCTTGGCAGGCGCGCCACCGCATCGAGGAGCCGCTGGCGCGAGGCACGCTGCTGCCGTTGAACTTGGCCGCCGGCCAAGTGCGCCACGCTCCGCTTTACCTGGTCCTGCGCGATCCCCAGCTGGCCGGTCCGGCCACCCTGGCCCTGGCGCGGATTTTCCGGACGGCGGCCTGA
- a CDS encoding DoxX family protein yields the protein MDKYTQIAARILLAQIFLVTGINKIGGYAGTQAYMEAIGVPGVLLPGVIALEIGGALALMTGYGARWAALALAVFSVVAALLFHHDFADKTQFIMFLKNLSIAGGLLLLFAQAETGNRS from the coding sequence ATGGACAAATACACGCAAATCGCCGCCCGCATCCTGTTGGCGCAAATCTTCCTTGTCACCGGCATCAACAAAATCGGCGGCTACGCCGGCACCCAAGCTTACATGGAGGCTATCGGCGTGCCGGGCGTCCTGCTGCCGGGCGTCATCGCCCTGGAAATCGGCGGCGCCCTGGCGCTGATGACCGGATACGGCGCGCGCTGGGCCGCCCTGGCCCTGGCGGTTTTTTCCGTCGTCGCCGCCTTGTTGTTCCACCACGACTTCGCAGACAAAACCCAGTTCATCATGTTCCTGAAAAACCTGTCCATCGCCGGCGGCTTGCTATTGCTGTTCGCGCAGGCCGAAACGGGGAACCGTTCTTGA
- a CDS encoding pirin family protein: MHTNSTPIAPPESRRVERLVAGKAVTDGAGVKLTRVLTAELQTRLDPFLMLDEFRSDSPGDYIAGFPDHPHRGFETITYLLAGQMRHRDNAGHQGLLGPGGVQWMRAGRGIVHSEMPEQRDGLLHGFQLWLNLPARRKLSEPVYRDIAAEEIPQDETDAGAVVKVIAGDSRGVSGPLQCPDTEPLILDIALPAGAVHRQNLPPQYNGFLFVHSGEVFAGPDDQRVPARTLAVLTNGPRAVALRAEQEARLLLIAGRPLGEPIAQGGPFVMNTRAEVEQAFADYRNGRF; this comes from the coding sequence ATGCATACAAACTCAACCCCGATCGCCCCGCCGGAATCCCGGCGGGTGGAACGGCTGGTGGCCGGCAAGGCCGTCACCGACGGCGCCGGAGTGAAGCTGACGAGAGTGTTGACGGCGGAGCTGCAAACCCGCCTCGATCCCTTCCTGATGCTGGACGAGTTCCGCTCCGACTCCCCCGGCGATTACATCGCCGGCTTTCCCGACCATCCCCACCGAGGCTTCGAAACCATCACCTATCTGCTGGCCGGGCAGATGCGCCATCGCGACAACGCCGGCCACCAAGGCCTGCTGGGGCCCGGCGGCGTGCAGTGGATGCGGGCCGGCCGGGGCATCGTCCACTCGGAAATGCCCGAGCAGCGGGACGGCCTGTTGCACGGCTTTCAGCTGTGGCTCAACCTGCCGGCGCGGCGCAAGCTGTCGGAGCCGGTGTACCGGGACATCGCCGCCGAGGAAATCCCCCAAGACGAAACCGACGCGGGCGCCGTCGTCAAAGTCATCGCCGGAGACAGCCGGGGCGTGAGCGGACCGTTGCAGTGCCCGGACACGGAACCGCTGATCCTGGACATCGCCCTGCCGGCCGGCGCCGTCCATAGGCAAAACCTGCCGCCGCAGTACAATGGCTTTTTGTTCGTCCACAGCGGCGAAGTCTTCGCCGGCCCCGACGACCAACGCGTCCCGGCGCGAACCTTGGCGGTGCTGACCAACGGACCGCGCGCCGTGGCGTTGCGAGCCGAGCAAGAGGCGCGGCTGCTGCTGATCGCGGGCCGGCCGCTGGGGGAACCCATCGCCCAAGGCGGGCCGTTCGTGATGAACACCCGTGCGGAGGTGGAGCAAGCCTTCGCCGATTACCGCAACGGCCGCTTCTGA
- a CDS encoding NADPH-dependent FMN reductase, producing the protein MKFAVISGSHRPDSQSGKVSRFSMARLAALDAEHECYLLELGKTPLPLWEEGIRSGDARLTEAWNPVSAALAECDGAVIVAPEWGGMVPAALKNFFLYAADGCLYHKPGLLVGVSASRGGAYPIAELRMSSYKNTHLTYIPEHVIVRNVGEVLNGETAHSEEDAAVRQRLDYGLMVLAEYSRALRQVRDSGVLDRGRFPYGM; encoded by the coding sequence ATGAAATTCGCCGTCATATCCGGCAGCCACCGGCCGGACTCCCAATCGGGCAAGGTGTCCCGATTTTCCATGGCGCGCCTCGCGGCGCTCGATGCCGAGCATGAATGTTATCTACTGGAATTGGGCAAGACGCCCCTGCCCCTGTGGGAAGAAGGCATCCGCAGCGGCGACGCCCGCTTGACGGAGGCTTGGAACCCGGTCAGCGCGGCGCTGGCGGAATGCGACGGGGCCGTCATCGTCGCGCCGGAATGGGGCGGCATGGTGCCGGCGGCGCTGAAGAACTTTTTCCTGTACGCCGCGGACGGCTGCCTGTACCACAAGCCCGGCCTGCTGGTGGGCGTTTCCGCTTCCCGCGGCGGCGCCTATCCCATCGCCGAACTGCGTATGAGCAGCTACAAGAACACCCATCTCACCTACATTCCGGAACACGTGATCGTGCGCAACGTGGGCGAGGTGCTGAACGGGGAAACGGCGCACTCGGAAGAAGACGCGGCCGTGCGCCAGCGCCTGGATTACGGCCTGATGGTGCTGGCGGAATACAGCCGGGCGTTGCGCCAGGTACGGGACAGCGGCGTGCTGGACCGCGGCCGCTTTCCCTACGGTATGTAG
- a CDS encoding radical SAM protein, giving the protein MLTTTNHDRYRVGLTHVYPVLSRRSGGLSIGVNLNPNNACNWRCIYCQVPNLQRGAAPEIDLALLERELQGFLDDVLRGDFFASFQVPEELRTVRDIAISGNGEPTSSEQFPEVVDLIGRVVAKAGLAAGGKLVLISNGSLVHKATVQEGLRRWGKLGGKMWFKVDSATDAGLERINNAGISAAKLRENLETAAGLCKVWLQTCMFSLDDEPPTFGECQAYVKLLTDLLDKKVPIQGVQLYGLARESQQPEAPLLSALPSEWLERLAADIRRLGLTVNVAE; this is encoded by the coding sequence ATGCTTACCACCACCAACCATGATCGCTACCGCGTCGGCCTGACCCACGTTTACCCGGTGCTGTCGCGCCGCTCCGGCGGCCTGTCCATCGGCGTCAACCTCAATCCCAACAATGCCTGCAACTGGCGCTGCATTTACTGCCAAGTGCCCAATTTGCAACGGGGGGCGGCGCCGGAGATCGATTTGGCCCTGCTGGAGCGGGAGCTGCAGGGGTTTCTCGACGACGTATTGCGGGGCGACTTTTTCGCAAGCTTCCAGGTGCCCGAGGAGTTGCGCACGGTGCGCGACATCGCCATTTCCGGCAACGGCGAGCCGACCAGCTCGGAACAATTTCCCGAGGTGGTCGACCTGATCGGCCGCGTCGTCGCCAAGGCGGGACTGGCTGCCGGCGGCAAGCTGGTGCTCATCAGCAACGGCAGCCTGGTGCACAAGGCCACGGTGCAGGAAGGCCTGCGGCGCTGGGGCAAGCTCGGCGGCAAGATGTGGTTCAAGGTGGACAGCGCCACCGACGCGGGCCTGGAACGCATCAACAACGCCGGCATTTCCGCCGCCAAGCTGCGGGAGAATTTGGAAACCGCCGCCGGATTGTGCAAAGTCTGGCTGCAAACCTGCATGTTCAGCCTGGACGACGAGCCGCCCACTTTCGGCGAGTGCCAAGCCTATGTGAAATTGCTGACGGACTTGCTGGACAAGAAGGTGCCGATCCAGGGGGTGCAATTGTACGGCCTGGCGCGGGAGTCCCAGCAGCCGGAGGCGCCGCTGTTGTCGGCCCTGCCGTCGGAGTGGCTGGAAAGGCTGGCGGCGGATATCCGCCGCTTGGGGTTGACGGTCAACGTCGCCGAATAG
- a CDS encoding YbhB/YbcL family Raf kinase inhibitor-like protein: MILSSPSFSHQSEIPVRHTCEGGDASPALQWSDLPEGTQSLALIVDDPDAPDPKAPAVTWVHWVLYNIPPDAGGLAEGAPPPAGAREGLNDWKRTGYGGPCPPIGRHRYFHKLYALDTVLQDLGKPDKARLEQAMQGHILGRAELIGTYQKR; this comes from the coding sequence ATGATCCTGTCCTCCCCCAGCTTCTCGCACCAAAGCGAAATCCCCGTCCGCCACACCTGCGAGGGCGGGGACGCCTCTCCCGCCTTGCAGTGGTCGGATCTGCCGGAAGGCACGCAAAGCCTGGCCTTGATCGTGGACGACCCGGACGCGCCCGATCCCAAGGCGCCGGCTGTGACCTGGGTGCATTGGGTGCTGTACAACATCCCGCCCGACGCCGGCGGCCTGGCGGAAGGCGCGCCGCCACCGGCCGGCGCAAGGGAAGGGCTCAACGACTGGAAACGCACCGGCTACGGCGGCCCGTGCCCGCCCATCGGCCGCCACCGTTATTTCCACAAGCTGTACGCCCTGGACACGGTGCTGCAGGACCTGGGCAAGCCGGACAAGGCGCGGCTGGAACAAGCCATGCAAGGGCACATCCTGGGACGGGCGGAGTTGATCGGCACCTACCAAAAACGTTAG
- the smrA gene encoding DNA endonuclease SmrA: MNPACISEEDHNLFQRAMSGVRPIRGSGNGAARPLGNGEAPPPPLLRRRNEDEENFLAQGHAELINAQATLSFRRNGVQHGVFRHLKQGGYEIEAVLDLRPLRTEQARRELYRFIRDCLRQDVRLALVKHGRGGRLGDKPAVIKSQVARWLPQFPEVIAFHSARRWHGGVSAVYVMLQKSENRRELTRLRLGLISGKPVA, from the coding sequence ATGAATCCCGCATGCATTTCCGAGGAAGACCACAACCTGTTTCAACGGGCCATGTCCGGCGTGCGCCCCATACGCGGCTCGGGCAACGGCGCGGCGCGGCCTTTGGGCAACGGAGAAGCCCCGCCGCCGCCGCTCCTGCGGCGGCGCAACGAAGACGAGGAGAACTTCCTCGCCCAAGGCCATGCCGAATTGATCAACGCGCAGGCGACGCTCAGCTTTCGCCGCAACGGCGTGCAGCACGGCGTGTTCCGCCACCTTAAGCAGGGCGGCTACGAAATCGAGGCGGTGCTGGACCTGCGTCCCTTGCGGACGGAGCAGGCGCGCCGGGAGCTGTACCGCTTCATCCGCGACTGCCTGCGCCAGGACGTGCGGCTGGCCCTCGTCAAGCACGGCCGCGGCGGCCGCCTGGGCGACAAGCCGGCCGTCATCAAAAGCCAGGTGGCGCGCTGGCTGCCGCAGTTTCCCGAGGTAATCGCTTTCCACTCGGCGCGTCGTTGGCACGGCGGCGTCAGCGCCGTGTATGTCATGCTGCAAAAAAGCGAAAACCGGCGCGAGCTGACCCGCTTGCGGTTGGGCTTGATTTCCGGCAAGCCGGTGGCTTGA
- the metG gene encoding methionine--tRNA ligase — protein sequence MSQPQRKILVTSALPYANGAIHLGHLLEYIQTDIWVRFQKMRGHVCHYVCADDTHGTPIMLRAEKEGITPEALIARVQQEHERDFAGFHVAFDNFHSTNADENRRLAEEIYRRLRDKSLIEARTIEQYYDPAKAMFLPDRFIKGECPKCHAKDQYGDNCEACGASYAPTDLIDPYSAVSGAAPVRKESEHYFFKLGECAAFLKDWTRAGHLQPEAANKMDEWLEGGLSDWDISRDAPYFGFEIPDAPGKYFYVWLDAPIGYMGSFQNLCDKKAPSPLAGEGWDQPLEFGDYWNADAQAELYHFIGKDILYFHALFWPAMLQFAGFRTPTQVFAHGFLTVNGEKMSKSRGTFITAESYLQQGLNPEWLRYYYACKLNGSMEDADLNLEDFVLRVNSDLVGKYINIASRTAGFVSKRFDGRVAGIDSYGPAESKLHDTLLESAQAIAQHYEERDFGKAVREIMRLADLVNEYVAAAEPWAIAKDPANDARLHVVCSAALRLFAMLTLYLKPVLPRLAQQVEQELFGLQQGLAWSDLDDLPLTQIQPYKHLMTRVDPKQVEALVEANKQSLQPAASAASQARHAEHQHKAVQAEEGPVAHIGIDDFSKVDLRIAKIVNAEHVEGADKLIRLTLDVGETSTRNVFAGIKSAYPPEQLVGRLTVMVANLAPRKMKFGLSEGMVLAASDTDGNTPGLFLLSPDSGAQPGMKVK from the coding sequence ATGAGCCAGCCGCAGCGCAAAATCCTCGTCACCAGCGCCCTGCCGTACGCCAACGGCGCCATACACCTGGGCCATCTGCTGGAATACATCCAGACCGACATCTGGGTGCGTTTCCAGAAAATGCGCGGCCACGTCTGCCACTACGTTTGCGCCGACGACACCCACGGCACGCCCATCATGCTGCGCGCCGAGAAGGAAGGCATCACGCCGGAAGCCCTGATCGCCCGGGTGCAGCAGGAGCACGAACGGGATTTCGCCGGCTTCCACGTGGCCTTCGACAACTTCCATTCCACCAACGCCGACGAGAACCGCCGGCTGGCCGAGGAAATCTACCGCCGCCTGCGCGACAAGAGCCTGATCGAAGCCCGCACCATCGAACAGTATTACGATCCGGCCAAGGCAATGTTCCTGCCGGACCGCTTCATCAAGGGCGAATGCCCCAAGTGCCACGCCAAGGACCAGTACGGCGACAATTGCGAAGCCTGCGGCGCCAGTTACGCCCCCACCGACCTGATCGATCCCTATTCGGCGGTGTCCGGCGCGGCGCCCGTCCGCAAGGAATCGGAACACTACTTCTTCAAGCTGGGCGAATGCGCCGCCTTCCTCAAGGACTGGACCCGCGCCGGCCATTTGCAGCCGGAAGCCGCCAACAAAATGGACGAATGGCTGGAAGGGGGGCTGTCCGACTGGGACATTTCCCGCGACGCGCCCTATTTCGGCTTCGAAATTCCCGATGCGCCGGGTAAGTATTTCTACGTCTGGCTGGACGCGCCCATAGGCTATATGGGCAGCTTCCAAAACCTGTGCGACAAAAAAGCGCCGTCGCCCCTGGCCGGCGAAGGCTGGGACCAGCCGCTGGAATTCGGCGACTACTGGAACGCCGATGCCCAAGCCGAGCTGTACCACTTCATCGGCAAGGACATCCTCTATTTCCACGCGCTGTTCTGGCCGGCCATGCTGCAATTCGCCGGCTTCCGCACGCCGACGCAAGTCTTCGCCCACGGCTTCCTCACCGTCAACGGCGAGAAGATGTCCAAATCGCGCGGCACGTTCATCACCGCCGAAAGCTATCTGCAGCAAGGCTTGAATCCCGAGTGGCTGCGCTATTACTACGCCTGCAAGCTCAACGGCAGCATGGAAGACGCCGACCTGAACCTGGAGGATTTCGTCCTGCGGGTCAACAGCGACCTGGTGGGCAAATACATCAACATCGCCAGCCGCACGGCGGGCTTCGTGTCCAAGCGCTTCGACGGCCGCGTGGCCGGCATCGACAGCTACGGCCCGGCGGAAAGCAAGCTGCATGACACCTTGCTGGAATCGGCGCAAGCCATCGCCCAGCATTACGAAGAAAGGGATTTCGGTAAAGCCGTGCGCGAAATCATGCGCCTGGCCGACCTGGTCAACGAATACGTGGCGGCCGCCGAACCCTGGGCCATCGCAAAAGACCCGGCCAACGACGCCCGTTTGCACGTGGTGTGCAGCGCCGCCCTGCGCTTGTTCGCCATGCTCACCCTGTACCTGAAGCCGGTACTGCCGCGGTTGGCGCAGCAGGTGGAGCAGGAGCTGTTCGGCCTCCAGCAGGGCTTGGCCTGGAGCGATTTGGACGACCTGCCGCTCACGCAGATCCAGCCCTACAAGCACCTGATGACCCGTGTCGATCCGAAGCAGGTGGAAGCCCTGGTGGAAGCCAACAAGCAATCCCTGCAACCGGCGGCGAGCGCCGCCTCCCAAGCGCGCCACGCCGAGCACCAGCACAAGGCGGTGCAAGCCGAGGAAGGCCCGGTGGCCCACATCGGCATCGACGACTTCAGCAAAGTGGACCTGCGCATCGCCAAGATCGTCAACGCGGAACACGTAGAAGGCGCGGACAAGCTGATCCGCCTCACCTTGGACGTGGGCGAAACCAGCACCCGCAACGTCTTCGCCGGCATCAAGTCGGCCTATCCGCCGGAACAACTGGTGGGCCGATTGACGGTGATGGTGGCGAATCTCGCCCCGCGCAAAATGAAGTTCGGCCTGTCGGAAGGCATGGTGCTGGCCGCCAGCGACACCGACGGCAATACGCCGGGACTGTTCCTGCTGTCGCCCGACTCGGGCGCCCAGCCGGGCATGAAGGTGAAGTAA
- the rsxA gene encoding electron transport complex subunit RsxA — MKEYLLILVSTILVNNFVLVKFLGLCPFLGVSRKLDTAMGMGMATTFVLTLSSISSYVVNHYLLAPLGLEYLRTIAFIVVIAVVVQFTELVVQKTSPVLHQVLGIYLPLITTNCAVLGVALLNVQSQHNFMQSALYGFGASLGFTLVLVLFASVRERVDAAEVPAPFRGNAIALVTAGLMSLAFMGFAGLVKG, encoded by the coding sequence ATGAAAGAGTATTTGCTCATCCTCGTCAGCACCATCTTGGTCAACAACTTCGTGTTGGTGAAATTCCTGGGGCTGTGCCCGTTCCTGGGGGTGTCGCGCAAACTGGACACGGCCATGGGCATGGGCATGGCAACCACTTTCGTGCTGACGCTGTCGTCCATCTCCAGCTATGTGGTCAACCATTACCTGCTGGCGCCGCTGGGGCTGGAATACCTGCGCACCATCGCTTTCATCGTGGTCATCGCCGTGGTGGTGCAATTCACCGAACTGGTGGTGCAGAAAACCAGCCCGGTGCTGCACCAGGTATTGGGCATCTACCTGCCCCTCATTACCACCAACTGCGCGGTGCTGGGCGTGGCCCTGCTCAACGTCCAGTCGCAGCATAATTTCATGCAGTCGGCCCTGTACGGCTTCGGCGCGTCGCTGGGCTTCACTTTGGTCTTGGTGCTGTTCGCCTCCGTGCGCGAACGAGTGGACGCCGCCGAAGTGCCGGCGCCGTTCCGCGGCAACGCCATCGCCCTGGTGACCGCCGGCCTCATGTCGCTGGCCTTCATGGGCTTCGCCGGCCTGGTGAAAGGCTAG
- the rsxB gene encoding electron transport complex subunit RsxB — protein sequence MAIVGLLLVCALFAGFGLLLGYSAIRFKVEGDPLVDKIDAVLPQTQCGQCGFPGCRPYAEAIAKGDADINRCPPGGEDGVKALAELMGVEPKPLDDAVGEEKPKALAVIDENLCIGCTLCIQACPVDAILGAAKHMHTVIAAECTGCELCVPVCPVDCIDMKPIPETLATWKWPQPKNGPL from the coding sequence ATGGCCATCGTCGGCCTCTTGCTGGTTTGCGCCCTGTTCGCCGGCTTCGGCCTGCTGCTGGGCTATTCCGCCATCCGCTTCAAGGTGGAAGGCGACCCGCTGGTGGACAAGATCGACGCGGTGCTGCCGCAAACCCAGTGCGGCCAGTGCGGCTTCCCCGGCTGCCGGCCTTACGCGGAAGCCATCGCCAAGGGCGACGCCGACATCAACCGCTGCCCGCCGGGCGGCGAGGACGGCGTCAAGGCGCTGGCCGAATTGATGGGGGTGGAGCCCAAACCCCTGGACGACGCGGTGGGCGAGGAAAAACCCAAGGCCCTGGCCGTCATCGACGAAAACCTCTGCATCGGCTGCACCCTGTGCATCCAGGCCTGCCCTGTGGACGCCATCCTCGGCGCCGCCAAGCACATGCACACGGTGATCGCCGCCGAATGCACCGGTTGCGAGCTGTGCGTGCCGGTCTGCCCGGTGGACTGCATCGACATGAAGCCCATCCCTGAAACCCTGGCCACCTGGAAGTGGCCGCAACCGAAAAACGGGCCGCTGTGA